One window from the genome of Phocoena phocoena chromosome 15, mPhoPho1.1, whole genome shotgun sequence encodes:
- the LOC136135539 gene encoding cystatin-9-like → MLCQQWTCRWAQPWALLLLGPQLVVTHGWQPQGEGNGEDQATLELYFPATVEYAVHVFNQRSQDSNAYKVVRILRSWKESVQTQANGIVFSTELQLSRTRCGKFDEDIDNCPFQASPDVNNTITCFFTIDTEPWRTNFQLLNNTCSEGSAE, encoded by the exons ATGCTGTGTCAGCAGTGGACGTGCAGGTGGGCTCAGCCCTGGGCCCTGCTCCTCTTAGGTCCCCAGCTCGTGGTGACTCACGGCTGGCAACCCCAAGGGGAAGGGAATGGTGAAGACCAAGCAACCTTGGAGCTTTACTTCCCTGCCACCGTGGAGTATGCCGTACATGTATTCAACCAGAGGAGCCAGGACAGCAATGCCTACAAGGTGGTGCGGATCCTGAGGTCGTGGAAGGA GTCTGTACAAACGCAGGCAAATGGCATCGTGTTCTCCACGGAGCTGCAGCTCAGCCGAACCAGGTGTGGGAAATTTGACGAAGACATTGACAACTGTCCGTTTCAAGCAAGTCCAGACGTGAACAAT ACCATCACCTGCTTCTTTACAATTGACACTGAACCCTGGAGAACAAACTTTCAACTCCTGAACAACACCTGCTCGGAGGGCTCGGCTGAATGA
- the LOC136134845 gene encoding cystatin-C-like, translating into MAGSPRTPLLLLAVLALALALAVSPAAGQGVRKKGLVGGLMEADVNEKGVQEALSFAIREYNKQSNDAYQSRAVRVVRAFKQVVSGMNYFLDVEIGRTTCTKSQANLDNCPFHDQPQLKRQKLCNFQVYVVPWTNTISLVNFSCQNE; encoded by the exons ATGGCCGGATCCCCGCGCACCCCGCTGCTTCTGCTGGCCGTCTTGGCCCTCGCCCTGGCCCTGGCCGTGAGCCCTGCGGCAGGGCAGGGCGTCAGAAAGAAAGGCCTGGTGGGCGGCCTGATGGAGGCGGACGTCAACGAGAAGGGCGTACAGGAGGCGCTGTCCTTTGCCATCAGAGAGTACAACAAGCAAAGCAACGACGCCTATCAGAGCCGCGCGGTGCGCGTAGTGCGCGCCTTCAAGCAG GTTGTGTCCGGGATGAACTACTTCTTGGACGTGGAGATTGGCCGAACCACGTGCACAAAGTCCCAGGCCAACTTGGACAACTGTCCCTTCCATGACCAGCCACAACTGAAAAGG CAAAAGCTTTGCAACTTCCAGGTTTACGTCGTCCCCTGGACGAACACCATCTCCCTGGTGAATTTCAGCTGCCAGAATGAATAG